The Saccharopolyspora gloriosae genome has a segment encoding these proteins:
- a CDS encoding MaoC/PaaZ C-terminal domain-containing protein: MRAPVAVRPGTSLPAREVGPVTQTHVVRFAGAGGDFNPLHHDPEFARSAGFPGVLAMGQMHAGMLAAWLTDWAGVEHLREYEVRFAAPVFLGDTLLFSGEVRSVDNGLAELQLTATRGEDAVLRARAAVVTG; the protein is encoded by the coding sequence GTGAGAGCACCCGTCGCGGTACGACCCGGCACGTCGCTCCCCGCACGGGAGGTCGGCCCGGTGACCCAGACCCACGTCGTGCGCTTCGCTGGGGCGGGCGGGGATTTCAACCCGCTGCACCACGATCCCGAGTTCGCCCGCTCCGCCGGATTCCCGGGCGTGCTGGCGATGGGGCAGATGCACGCGGGCATGCTGGCGGCGTGGCTGACCGACTGGGCCGGGGTGGAGCACCTGCGCGAGTACGAAGTGCGGTTCGCCGCTCCCGTCTTCCTCGGCGACACCCTGCTGTTCTCCGGTGAAGTGCGCTCGGTCGACAACGGACTCGCCGAGTTGCAGCTCACCGCCACCCGCGGCGAGGACGCGGTGCTGCGCGCCCGCGCCGCGGTCGTCACCGGCTGA
- a CDS encoding MaoC family dehydratase N-terminal domain-containing protein — protein sequence MTAESLDEVAFDVERGKIREFARATGATDPVHTDRGAAQRAGFGDVPATATHVVVAGHHRDQRAFVAELGLAFERVVVGSVKWIYHRPLLAGDALRGVRRVAEDVRKKGMRFVTLETEYLDAEAEPVVVLHETLIERGDQQ from the coding sequence ATGACGGCAGAGTCGCTGGACGAGGTCGCCTTCGACGTCGAGCGGGGTAAGATCCGCGAGTTCGCCCGAGCCACCGGCGCGACGGATCCGGTGCACACCGACCGCGGCGCCGCGCAGCGGGCCGGGTTCGGCGACGTGCCCGCTACGGCCACGCACGTCGTGGTCGCCGGGCACCACCGGGACCAGCGCGCCTTCGTCGCCGAGCTCGGCCTGGCCTTCGAACGCGTCGTGGTGGGCTCGGTGAAGTGGATCTACCACCGGCCGCTGCTGGCCGGGGACGCCCTGCGCGGCGTGCGCCGAGTCGCCGAGGACGTCCGCAAGAAGGGGATGCGCTTCGTGACCCTGGAGACCGAATACCTCGACGCCGAGGCGGAGCCGGTGGTCGTGCTCCACGAAACGTTGATCGAGCGAGGAGACCAGCAGTGA
- a CDS encoding acyl-CoA dehydrogenase family protein: MELADSPAEARFRGEISKWLGYALPQLPWPEPPDLEGKAPFWRQWQRMLFDAGYAGVYWPTEYGGRGVDEKLRAIFNEEADRAGAPERLNIIGEDFAGPTIIDFGTDAQKERFLRPILTGEEIWCQLFSEPDAGSDLASLRTKATKVDGGWRIEGQKIWTSRAQLATHAILLARTGGGPRHKGITYFLLPMSSEGVTVRPLSHMLGEAEFNEVFLDDVFVPDELVVGDVDGGWRVAMSTLSYERVAIATGRVNTKRAVDDIIADIAARTGEDARPLGTDPRVREQVADLYGRALTHYLIGQRVITQAAEGGPPGPAASIGKLFFCPLVEDLADFRLSLDSLGGQFGLDDEQVAESRWLRLANQARGTAIAGGSTFIQRNIIAERMLGMPRS; this comes from the coding sequence ATGGAGCTCGCAGACTCTCCGGCGGAGGCCCGGTTCCGGGGCGAGATCAGCAAGTGGCTGGGCTACGCGCTGCCGCAGCTGCCCTGGCCGGAACCGCCGGACCTCGAAGGCAAGGCGCCGTTCTGGCGCCAGTGGCAGCGGATGCTCTTCGACGCCGGATACGCGGGCGTGTACTGGCCGACGGAGTACGGCGGTCGCGGCGTCGACGAGAAACTGCGGGCGATCTTCAACGAAGAAGCCGATCGGGCAGGAGCGCCCGAACGCCTCAACATCATCGGTGAGGACTTCGCCGGCCCGACCATCATCGACTTCGGCACCGATGCGCAGAAGGAGCGCTTCCTGCGCCCGATCCTCACCGGTGAGGAGATCTGGTGCCAGCTGTTCTCAGAGCCGGACGCCGGGTCGGACCTGGCTTCGCTGCGCACCAAGGCGACCAAGGTCGACGGTGGCTGGCGCATCGAGGGGCAGAAGATCTGGACCAGTCGCGCCCAGCTCGCCACGCACGCGATTCTGCTGGCGCGCACCGGAGGTGGACCGCGGCACAAGGGAATCACGTATTTCCTGCTTCCGATGAGCAGCGAGGGCGTCACGGTGCGCCCGCTGTCGCACATGCTCGGTGAGGCGGAGTTCAACGAGGTGTTCCTGGACGACGTCTTCGTGCCGGACGAACTGGTCGTCGGTGACGTTGACGGAGGGTGGCGCGTGGCGATGAGCACGCTGTCCTACGAGCGGGTCGCGATCGCGACCGGTCGCGTCAACACGAAGCGCGCGGTGGACGACATCATCGCCGACATCGCCGCGCGAACCGGCGAAGACGCCCGTCCACTGGGGACCGATCCGCGAGTTCGCGAGCAGGTGGCCGACCTCTACGGCCGAGCGCTGACGCACTACCTCATCGGCCAACGGGTGATCACTCAGGCAGCGGAGGGCGGCCCGCCCGGTCCGGCGGCTTCGATTGGCAAGCTGTTCTTCTGCCCGCTCGTGGAGGACTTGGCCGATTTCCGGCTCTCCCTGGATTCGCTCGGCGGCCAGTTCGGCTTGGACGACGAGCAGGTCGCCGAGTCCCGCTGGTTGCGGCTTGCCAACCAGGCCCGGGGAACCGCGATCGCCGGCGGGTCGACCTTCATCCAGCGCAACATCATCGCCGAGCGGATGCTCGGGATGCCGAGGAGCTGA